The Kineococcus radiotolerans SRS30216 = ATCC BAA-149 genomic interval CCCGCCCGCGACGTCGCCGGGGACGGGACGGCGAGGGTCACCACGGCCTGCAGCAGGTGACGACCGCCGAGCACGCGCGCGACCAGCACGGCGCGCTCGTCCGCGGCCGACCCGTCGAGGACCCCGAGCACCCGGCGCGGGGCCAGCAGGAGCAGCGTCCCCCACCCCGCCCGGGCGAGCTCGGCCGGGCGGACCCCGCCGCTCACCGGCGCCGCCGCAGGGCGAGGACCGCCGCGCCGATCCCCGCCCCGGCCAGCGCCGCGACCTCCAGGGGCCGGCGGTGCAGCTGGGCCCACACCTGCGGGCTGGTCCGCCACGAGCTGTCGTCGAAGATGCCGTGCGAACCGTGGTCGCCGGGCACCGGTTCCCACAGGGCGTCGCCGGTCATGACGGAGCGGTCGAGGTCCGTCTGCTGGCCGTCGACGCCCGTCCTCGCCAGGTAGCGGTCCAGCAGCGGCGCGACGAGGCGGTTGCCGAGGATGGTGCCCACGGTGGGTTCCCCCACCCAGGTGCTGCGGCGCGGGCGCTCGACCACCGACACGACCACCCGCGCGCACACGTCGGGCTGGTAGATCGGCGCGACCGGCTGCGGGTGCTGGGGCAGGCGGGTCCGGACCCAGCCGAACTGCGTGGTGTTCATCCCCGGCATGTGCACCATCGAGACCTTCACCGGGCTGCCCTCGTGGAGCAGTTCGGTGATGACGCTCTCGGTGAAGCCCACCACCGCGTGCTTGGAGCCGCAGTAGGCCGACTGCAGCGGGATGCCGCGGTAGGACAGCGCCGAGCCGATCTGCACGACGTGCCCCGCACCGCGGGGTCGCATGCGCCGCAGCGCCGCCCGGGTGCCGTTGACGAACCCGAAGTACGTCACGCGGGTGGCCCGCTCGAAGTCCTCGGGGTCGGTCTCGACGAACTTCGCGAAGACGCTGGTCATGGCGTCGTTCACCCACACCGCGATCGGCCCGAGGACCTCCTCCACCTCGTCGGCGGCGGCCTCGACCTGCTCGTGCTCGGACACGTCGCACACCACGCCGAGCCCGCGCCGGCCGGTGGCGGCGACGTCGGCGACGGTGGCGGCCAGCGCTTCCCGGCCGCGGGAGAGGACGGCCACGTCCCACCCGGCGCGGGCGAGGTGGCGGACGATCTCCCGACCCAGCCCGCCCGAGCCGCCCGTCACGACCACCACCCCGCGGGTGGACGGGGACGCGGTGAGGGCGGCGAGGTCGCCGGCGGGAGCGGTGGCTGCGTCGGTCACGGGACCAGCCTGCCCGGGTGGGGCCGGGGTCGCTCGTTCAGCGCGGGTGGAGGGGCGCGGACGTCGGCGGGTGGGTCAGGTGCCCGAGCAGCTCACCGATCCCGGACAGCGCGAGGGTCGTGATCGAGAACGCCGCGAGACCGACCAGCAGCAGCACGGTGACCAGGAGGAGCAGCGCCTGCAGCCAGGACAGCGGGCGGCGCGCAGCGGTGCCCGCCGGGCGGGCCGTCGGGAGGGTCGTCGGGGTGGCGAGCGCCGGGCGGCGGTCGTCCAGCTCCGAGCGCAGGGAACCCGCGATCCGCCGGACCTGGGCCCCGGTCAACCGCGGCGGCAGGGCCAGGAGTTCCCCGACGAGGTGGTCGCGGCCCAGCACCGTCACCCCGGCCGTCGTCGGCGCCGGCGGCTGCTCGTGCGCGACCAGGCACAGCAACCCGCTCACCGCGGAACGGGTCCGGGGTTCCAGCAGGGCCGCGACGGCCGCGACGGCGCTCGCGACCCCCTCCAGCTCGTCGTCCTTGCGGTACGACCCCGCCCGCAGCACGCCGTCGCGCACCGTCACGTCCCCGGACCAGTTCTTCGCGTCGACGACGACGACCCCGCCGGGGCCGACCGCGACGTGGTCGAGGTTGGCGAACCGGCGTCCGGGCCAGCGCACGTCGTGCAGGACGGTCCACCCGTGGCGCTCCACCTCGGCGAGGGTCTGCGCGACGAGGCGCTCGCCCTCGGCGCCGGCGGTCCAGGCGTGCTCGCGGCGTTCGGCGGCGGCGATCCGCTCGGTGGCGGTGGGGGTCTCGCGGCGCAGGCGGTCGACGCGGCGGGCGGCCCGCCGGGCCTGCTCGTCCGCTCCTGCCCCCGCCACACCCACGGGGACGTCTCGGGTGCGGGGTTCGGCGGGTTGAGGGGGTGTCCCCCGGACGGGTCAGCCCCGGGCCGGGGACCCGCAGGGTCAGGGGACCGGCGAACCCGCGGCGAGGAAGTCGTAGAGCCCCGCCCGCCGCCACAGCGGCGTCCCCGCCGGCGCGGCCCCGTACAGGCTGCGGGCGGTGGCCCGCACCCGTTCCGTCTCCACCGGCCACCGCAGGGGTGCTGCGATCGCGGCCAGGTCCGCCTCGGGACGGCCCAGCGCGGCGCGCACGTGGTCCAGCGCGGGCAGCGAGGCGAGCTTGTCGCCGTTGCAGCGCGGGTCGGCGACGACGAGGTTGCGCACCCCGTCGATCGCGACGCGCGACCAGGGCAGGACGTGGTCGACGTGCACCTGGGCGGGCAGGGGTGCCGCGCAGTAGAAGCAGCGTCCGTCCTGGTGCGCGCGCAGGCCCGGGGCGAGGCGCGCCACGGCGGTGCGCTCGGCGCCGAAGAGGAACCCGTGCAGGTCGGGCACGTCGAGCTCGTCGCGGTTCATCCGCTGCACGTCCTCGACCCACCACTGCTGCACGACCGGTTGCAGCATCGGCGCCACCCGCCGCAGCGCCGTCGACACCCCGGGGAACAGCTCGACGCTCCAGGCGTGCGCGTCGAGCGCGGCGACGGTCACCTTCTTGCTGAGCCAGGTGTCGTCGTAGAGGAACGCCACGCCGGGTTCGCGGCCGCCGGAGCGTTGCAGCGCGGACAGCGGCTGCTGCGCGAGGACGATCGCGAGCGCGCGTCGCGTTCGCTGCCACGTCGCGGGTTCCGCGGCTCGCAGCTGCGCCGGGGTGGACAGCCCGCGCCGTTCGGCGAGGGCGCGCAGCTCCCGGACGGTGTCGACGACGGTGGTCCCGCGTCCCGCCTGCTCGTTCTGCCGCAGCAGGCCCACCCGGCCGAAGGCGCGGACCTGCGGCCAGTAGGCCTCGACGACCCGGTCGGCCAGGTCGGGGATCGGCACCCTCGCGGGGGCGTCGTCGGTGACGGGGTGCTCCAGGCAGTGCTGGACGAGGGCGTTGAGCACGGCGAGCTTGTACGTGGAGACGCGCCGGCCGGTGGCGAGGAGCTGCGCGGTGCGCGCCCCGAGGTCGAGGGCGTCGATCGGGGCCACGGGTCGACGGTAGCTGTGGACGGCGGGCCGGGGCGGGTCCGGGGACGCGCGTACGGTGCGGCGGTGAGCGCGTGGGAGGAACCCGGCCCCGCCCCACCGCCGTCGAACCCCAACGCGTCCGCGATCATGCGCCGCACCGGCCGGAAGGACACCCGCCCGGAACTCGCCCTGCGCCGGGAACTGCACCGCCGCGGCCTGCGCTACCTCGTCGACGCCACCCCGCCGGGCACGAACCGCCGCCGGCGCGCGGACCTCGTCTTCCGCGGCGCCCGGGTCGCGGTGTTCGTCGACGGCTGCTTCTGGCACTCCTGTCCCGTCCACGTGCACCGGCCGAAGGCGAACGCGGGGTGGTGGCGGGTGAAGCTGGCCAGCATCACCGCCCGCGACCGCGACACCGACGCGGTGCTCGCGGCCGCGGGGTGGTGCGTGGTGCGGGTGTGGGAGCACGAACGCCCCGTCGCGGCGGCCGACCGGGTGCACGGTCTCGTGCACGCGCGTCGCGGGCGGCACCGGCGACCCTGAGGCCGCCGGCGCCACCCCCGGCGGGGTTCAGCCGTCCTCGCGCGACGGGCCGGTGGCGATCACCGCCTTCGGGATCACGCCGTTGCGCGGGAGTTCCGGCGTGCTGGCCGGGGGCAGGCGGTGCTCGGTGGCCTGCTCGTAGTCGTAGGCCATCGCGAGCAGGGTCGCGTCGGTGGAGCGGGGCGCGGCGAGTTCCAGCCCGACGGGCAGACCCGCGGCGGTGAACCCGGCGGGCAGGGAGATCGTCGGGATCCCGGTGTTCGCGCCGACGTCGCAGAACGTCGTGCCCGCCCAGTCCGGGTTCGCGGGCGCCTCGGAGGTGGGCATGGCCAGCGCGTCCAGGTCGTGCTCCACGAAGAACGCATCCATCGCCACCTTCCCGGCCTCCTGCGCCGCGACGGCGGCGTCGTAGTCGGGGTTGGGGACGTCGGCCAGGGCCAGCCAGGAGTCGATGGTCGCCTGGTCCAGGGAGGACTTCCCGTCGGCGACGACGTCGGAGAACGTCAGCCGGTCGGTGGGGGCGGTGAGCTCGGCCAGACCCGCGGGCCACTGCGCCTCCGTCGCGGCGAAGAACGCGTCGACGCTGGGGCGCATGTCGATCCAGCCCCCGCTGGCGAGCTGCTGCTGCACGAACTCGCGGGTGAACGGGACGTCGACGATCTCCGCGCCCTGGGCGGCGAGGTCGTCCACGGCGCGGTCGACGATCGCGGTGACCTCCTCGGTGCCCGGCCGCGGCCCCTCGGGGGTGGCGGTCGAGTAGTCCCAGTGGAAGGTGCCGATCCGCTTGCCCTGCAACGCGGTGTCGCTGAGCCCGGGGACGAAGGTGGCCGGGTCCTGCTCGGCGGCGATCGCGGTCTGCGGGTCGGCGGGGTCGACCCCGGCGAGGACGCTGCCGAGCAGGGCGGCGTCTTCCACTGTCGTGGTCATCGGCCCGGACACGTCCTGGCGCACCGACAGCGGCACGATCCCGGCGACGCTGGTCAGGCCCATCGTGGGGCGGTAGCCGACGAGGCTCTGGTGGGCGCTGGGCCCGATGATCGATCCGCAGGAGTCCGTCCCGAGGCCCGCGGCGGCGAAGCCCGCGGCGATCGCCGCGCCGGTGCCGCCGCTGGAGCCGGACGCGCTGACGTCCTGGTCGTAGGGGTTGTGGGTCTCCCCGCGCACCGAGGACAGCGTGTACGTGCCGTGCCAGGCGAACTCGGCCATGTTCGTCTTGCCGACGATGATCGCTCCGGCGTCGCGCAGGCGTTCCACCGCGGTGGAGTCCTCGGTGGTCTGGTAGTCGGCGAGCGCCTCGCTGCCCGCCGACGTCGGCATGTCGTAGGTGGCGTAGTTGTCCTTCACCAGCACCGGCACCCCGTGCAGGGGCCCGCGGGAGATCCCGGCGGCGCGTTCGGCGTCGAGCAGGCGCGCGTTCTCCAGGGCGGTGGGGCTGACGGTGACGACGGCCTGCAGACCGGGCTGGTCGGCGTAGGCGTCGTCGTAGGCGGCGATGCGGTCCAGGTAGGCCTGGACCAGGTCCACCGAGGAGGTCTCCCCCGCGGCGAGGAGGCCCAGCTGGTCGGTGACGCTGAGACCGACGACGCGGGGGAGCTCGTCGTGCGGGGTGGGGGCGGCGCTCGCGGGGGCGAGGGCCGGGGCGAGGCAGAGCGCGGTCGCCGCCAGCAGGGCTGCGGAACGGCGGCGGACGCGGGACGGGACGGGCACAGAACCTCCGAGGACGGTGGGGTGTCGGCTCGGACCGTAGGGGGGCTCGGAGTCGCCTGCGCGTCGAACCGGTGACGGCTGTGTTACGCCTGAGGCGGGTGGGGTGGGGGTGGGCTGCGCGGGGACGGCTGCCGCCGGCGGCTCTCCCGCGCGGAAATCCCCCGCCGCGAACGGCGCCGGATCCGTAGGCTCGCCCTCCTCGTCGCCGGTGAAGG includes:
- a CDS encoding HNH endonuclease domain-containing protein, with translation MAPIDALDLGARTAQLLATGRRVSTYKLAVLNALVQHCLEHPVTDDAPARVPIPDLADRVVEAYWPQVRAFGRVGLLRQNEQAGRGTTVVDTVRELRALAERRGLSTPAQLRAAEPATWQRTRRALAIVLAQQPLSALQRSGGREPGVAFLYDDTWLSKKVTVAALDAHAWSVELFPGVSTALRRVAPMLQPVVQQWWVEDVQRMNRDELDVPDLHGFLFGAERTAVARLAPGLRAHQDGRCFYCAAPLPAQVHVDHVLPWSRVAIDGVRNLVVADPRCNGDKLASLPALDHVRAALGRPEADLAAIAAPLRWPVETERVRATARSLYGAAPAGTPLWRRAGLYDFLAAGSPVP
- a CDS encoding nuclease-related domain-containing protein, whose product is MGVAGAGADEQARRAARRVDRLRRETPTATERIAAAERREHAWTAGAEGERLVAQTLAEVERHGWTVLHDVRWPGRRFANLDHVAVGPGGVVVVDAKNWSGDVTVRDGVLRAGSYRKDDELEGVASAVAAVAALLEPRTRSAVSGLLCLVAHEQPPAPTTAGVTVLGRDHLVGELLALPPRLTGAQVRRIAGSLRSELDDRRPALATPTTLPTARPAGTAARRPLSWLQALLLLVTVLLLVGLAAFSITTLALSGIGELLGHLTHPPTSAPLHPR
- a CDS encoding amidase is translated as MPVPSRVRRRSAALLAATALCLAPALAPASAAPTPHDELPRVVGLSVTDQLGLLAAGETSSVDLVQAYLDRIAAYDDAYADQPGLQAVVTVSPTALENARLLDAERAAGISRGPLHGVPVLVKDNYATYDMPTSAGSEALADYQTTEDSTAVERLRDAGAIIVGKTNMAEFAWHGTYTLSSVRGETHNPYDQDVSASGSSGGTGAAIAAGFAAAGLGTDSCGSIIGPSAHQSLVGYRPTMGLTSVAGIVPLSVRQDVSGPMTTTVEDAALLGSVLAGVDPADPQTAIAAEQDPATFVPGLSDTALQGKRIGTFHWDYSTATPEGPRPGTEEVTAIVDRAVDDLAAQGAEIVDVPFTREFVQQQLASGGWIDMRPSVDAFFAATEAQWPAGLAELTAPTDRLTFSDVVADGKSSLDQATIDSWLALADVPNPDYDAAVAAQEAGKVAMDAFFVEHDLDALAMPTSEAPANPDWAGTTFCDVGANTGIPTISLPAGFTAAGLPVGLELAAPRSTDATLLAMAYDYEQATEHRLPPASTPELPRNGVIPKAVIATGPSREDG
- the vsr gene encoding DNA mismatch endonuclease Vsr — encoded protein: MSAWEEPGPAPPPSNPNASAIMRRTGRKDTRPELALRRELHRRGLRYLVDATPPGTNRRRRADLVFRGARVAVFVDGCFWHSCPVHVHRPKANAGWWRVKLASITARDRDTDAVLAAAGWCVVRVWEHERPVAAADRVHGLVHARRGRHRRP
- a CDS encoding SDR family oxidoreductase, with amino-acid sequence MTDAATAPAGDLAALTASPSTRGVVVVTGGSGGLGREIVRHLARAGWDVAVLSRGREALAATVADVAATGRRGLGVVCDVSEHEQVEAAADEVEEVLGPIAVWVNDAMTSVFAKFVETDPEDFERATRVTYFGFVNGTRAALRRMRPRGAGHVVQIGSALSYRGIPLQSAYCGSKHAVVGFTESVITELLHEGSPVKVSMVHMPGMNTTQFGWVRTRLPQHPQPVAPIYQPDVCARVVVSVVERPRRSTWVGEPTVGTILGNRLVAPLLDRYLARTGVDGQQTDLDRSVMTGDALWEPVPGDHGSHGIFDDSSWRTSPQVWAQLHRRPLEVAALAGAGIGAAVLALRRRR